A region of the Pseudarthrobacter sp. MM222 genome:
CGGAGTAGTCGATGACGGTGGTCGGGTCGGATCCGGAGTCGCCGGAATCGATCACGGCATCCACGACGTGCTCGAGGCGTTCCTTGATTTCCCAGCCCTGCGTGAGCGGTTCCTCCTCATCGGGCAAGAGCAGGGTGCTGGACAGCAGCGGCTCACCCAATTCGGCGAGAAGGGCCTGGACCACGCGGTGGTCCGGGATGCGTACGCCCACGGTTTTCTTCTTCGGGTGCAGCAGCCGGCGTGGGACTTCTTTCGTGGCGGGCAGGATGAAGGTGTAGCTGCCCGGCGTGACGGCCTTGATGCTGCGGAAGACGTCGTTGTCGATCTGCACCAGCTGGCCCAGTTGAGCGAAGTCCTTGCACACCAGCGTGAAATGGTGCTTGTCGTCCAGCTGCCGGATGGTCCGGATCCGGTCCAGAGCGTCTTTGTTTCCCAACTGCGCGCCAAGGGCGTAGCAGGAGTCGGTAGGGTAAGCGATCAGGCCGCCTGAGCGGACGATTTCCACCGCCTGGCTGATTAAGCGCGGCTGCGGGTTTTCGGGGTGAACGTCCAAGTATCTCGCCATCCCACGAGCTTACGCCCGACGGCGGCCCGGCTCGCTTAGCCGGCCAGCGCGCCACCGCTTCCGCTCTGGCCGGCCCGGCGTCGGGCTCGCCGGCCCGGCGTCGTAAGTGACGGTCACCGGAGTCTGCCCTGCCTTGACTTCGACCGGATGCGCGACGGGGAGTTGGCGGACGAAGCCGCAGTGTCGCGTTGCACTAGGCCGGTGTCGGTGCTAACCCTTGTGGGGTAGACGATCGACTCATGCACCCTACTAAGAGGAGTACCAATGACTTTGTCCCAGGATGAAGACAGCTCACTGCGCCACTGGAGCGGCCGCCTGATCCAGGCGTTGCAGATCCTTGACCTGGAAGTCGACCACGAGAAGATCGTTCAGGTAGCCGAGGAATCCGCGAAGGCCGTCGGGCCCCATGCGGACGCCATCAGCGCATTCATCGTCGGCTACGCGGCCGGCACTGCTTCGACCGCCGGCCGGAAGAGCACCAAGGACGCGGTTGACGCCGCTTCGAACAAGGTCCTCGAATTGTGCGAGCATGGCGAATCCGGGGGCCCGGACGAAAAGGGCTGGGCCAAGCGGGCACAGTAGCCTCACGCGTGCGCCACGACTGGGCCTGTCCCGCGGAGCGCCGGATGGCCCCCGGGGGGACATGCTCTCCCGTCACGGCCGCGGATGGACATGTTGGCTATATGTCCATTGGCCGCAGCCAGGACTGGGCATGTCCCGCGGAGCGCCGGGTGGCCCCCGGGGGACATGCTCTCCCGTCACGGCTGCGGATGGACATGTTGGCTATATGTCCACTGCCCGCAGCCAGGATTGGGCATGTCCCGCACTGGGCCGGTCCCGCAGGGGTCGCGCAGGGGTCACGCGAGGACCCGAGGGACTCAGGGTGATGCGGGACTGGCGGCGCCGGAAGTTAGCGTGGACGAACTGTCCGGCGACTGGTCCAGACTAGGTTCGAGCCGGACAATCACCGCCTTGGACACCGGGGTGTTGCTGCCCTCGGCCGTATGGTTCAGCGGCACCAGCACGTTGGCTTCGGGGTAGTAGGCGGCCGCGCAGCCGCGGGCAGTGGGATAGGAGACCACCCGGAACTTGCGGACCATGCGTTCCGCGCCGTCCTTGTACTCTCCACGGATGTCCACGAACATCCCGTCGGCCAACCCCAGCTCGGCGATGTCCTCCGGGTTCACGAACACGACGTGGCGGCCCTTCTTGATGCCGCGGTAGCGGTCGTTGTGGCCGTAGATGGTGGTGTTGAACTGGTCGTGGGAGCGCATGCTCTGCAGGATCAGCGTGCCCTCGGGCTTTTCCACGTGTTCCAAGGTGTTGACCGTCAGCACGGCCTTGCCGGTCGGCGTCGGGAAGGTGCGGGAATCCCGCGGGCCGTTCGCGAGGATGAAGCCGCCTTCATGGCGGATCCGCTCGTTGTAATTCTCACAGCCGCCCACGACCCGGGAGATGTGGTCCCGGATAAGGTCGTAGTTCTTCTCGAAGCCATCCCAGTCGGCCTGGATCCGACTGCCGACCACGGCCTTCCCGAGGCGGCTGACAATCGCCGGTTCGGACAGGAGATGGTGGGAAACGGGCTCAACGCTTCCCCACGAGGGGTGGACGGCGCAGACCGTGTCCTCCACAGACACGAACTGCTGTCCCGACTCCTGGATGTCGATCTCGGTCCGGCCCATTGTCGGAAGGATGAGGGCAGCGGCACCGGCCACCGTGTGCGACCTGTTGAGCTTCGTGGAAATCTGGACGGACAGCTCCGTGTTCTGCATGGCGGACTCGGCCGCGTTGGTGTCCGAAATGGCGCCCACGAAGTTTCCGCCGAGCGCTACGAAGACCTTGATGCCGCCGTCGCGCATCCGGTTGATGGTTTCCACGGCATCCACACCGTGTTCGCGCGGCGGTTCGAAACCGAACTCCTTGCCAAGGGCGTTCATGAACGACTGCGGCATCTGCTCCCAGATGCCCATGGTGCGGTCGCCCTGGACATTGCTGTGGCCACGGATGGGGGAGGCGCCCGCTCCGGGCTTGCCCATATTGCCGCGGAGCAGCAGCAGGTTGATTATTTCCTTGATCGTGGCCACGCCCTTCTTCTGCTGCGTGATGCCCATGGCCCAGGTGATGATTACCTTCTCGGCCTTCAGATAGCGGGCGGCCAGCTCGTCAATTTCCTCGACCCGAAGCCCCGTCGCTTCCAGCACCGCCTGCTCGTCCAGTTGACCGAGGTGTTCCTTGAGTTCCGCCAGGCCCTCGCAGTGCTCGGCCAGGAAGGCGTGGTCCAGAACGGTGCCGGGGTTCCGGTCCTCGGCGTCGAACACCCGCTTGGAGATCGCCTGCAGCAGTGCCATGTCGCCACCGATCCGGATGTGCAGGAACTGGTCGGCGATCTCGGTGCCGCGGCCAACGATGCCCTTTACCTTCTGCGGGTTCTTGTAGCGGCGGAGGCCGGCCTCCGGCAGGGGATTGACGGCGACGATTTCGCCGCCGTTTTCCTTGCAGGCCTCCAGCTCGGTGAGCATGCGCGGGTGGTTCGTGCCGGGGTTCTGCCCCATGATGATGATCAGGTCCGCGTTGGCGTAGTCGTCAAAGGAGACGGTCGCCTTCCCGATGCCGATGGTCTGGCCCATCGCCCAACCGGAGGATTCGTGGCACATGTTGGAGCAATCCGGCAGGTTGTTGGTGCCGTAGCCACGGACGAGCAACTGGTAGAGGAAGGCTGCCTCATTCGATGTCCTGCCGCTCGTATAGAACGCGGCGTGGTCCGGGGACTCCAGGCTGCCGAGCTTGTCCGCAACGATGCGGATCGCTTCGTCCCAGGTCACCGGCTTGTAGTGATCCTCGCCGGCAGGTTTGAAGACCGGTTCGGTGAGCCGGCCCTGCATGCCCAGCCAGTATTCCGAGCGGCTGCGCAGTTCAGTCACCGAATGCTCATTCCAGAACTCGGGTGCGATCACCACCGGCGTTGCCTCCCACGTGACGGCCTTGGCGCCGTTCTCGCAGAACTCGAAGGCCTTGCGGTGGTGCGGATCCGGCCAGGCGCAGCTGGGGCAGTCGAAGCCGTCCTTCTGGTTCATCGCGAGGACGGTCTTACGCGTACGGTTCAAGCCCATGTGTTCGATTGCGGGCTTCATTGAGTGCAGGACGCCAGGGATTCCGGCGGCCCAATCCTTCGGGCCGTGACCGACTTCCAGGTCCTTTTCGTCAGTTTCTTCCACTGAAGGATTCTTGCGCGTCACGTCGGACTTCCCTTCTACAACACCACATGGTCTGGATGGTGCGCTCGTCTGCCACTACGCACCCTACCTTCAGGCCTACCAGTCAGCCCGCACCGCCGCAAGCGGCATAGCGGTCCCGTCCGGCGTCCCGTGCGCAGCGCAGACTCGCTGATGTCTAGCGAGCGGTATCTCTTTATCAACGACGTCCCGGAATCCTTCCAGGCAGGTGCCATTCGTTCGACCACACCCCGGAAATCCAGGGCCGGGTACCTTAAAAATCTGGCCTACTTGGTAAGAAATCAATTTCCGAGTAGCCGGGTTTCATCCTCCAAGTATTCGGCGGGGCCTGGCGCTGAATACAAGTGGTAACTACTCGTGTGCCCCGGAAAAAGGCCACTACTGGACGATTGGGGCCGGTCGGAAGGCCACTTTCCCTAGTAGGAATTCCTAATTACTTCCCTTCGTGTTACGCGCAAAAATTGGTATCCAGCCACCTATGAAAGTGCTGAATAGGCTTCAAGTGCCCGTCATAATCATCCGTTTTAGGATCGAAATGTTGGAAATTGACCCTTACAAGATTTCTCCAAGAAATGCCCTGCATTGTTGCAGCATCATTCACTTAAAGAGGCAGGTTCGACATGAACGTGTTCGCGAGTAAAAAGGTCCAGGGCCAAAGGCGTGTCTTTGGCACGCCGACCCGCGTGGTAGCAGCAGGGACAGCAATGGCGCTGCTCAGTTTCATCGGATTAACAACGACGGCGGTGACGGCCAACGCCTTAGTGGCGCCGACCGGCCAGGGGTTCACCGTCAACGCGGCCGATTTGGCCTTCATCCTCAAGCAGATCAAAATCGCCGAAGCGCACGTGGCCAACACCACGTCCAGTACCGGCCCGTGTGGCGCTCTCGTCGGTACCGGGCCCAATCAGATCGCCAGCCCCCTGATATCGCAGGGCCTGCGGACGGTGGACGGCTCGTGCAACAACCTCCAGACCGGCCAGGAAACGTTCGGCGCTGCTGATCAGATCTTCCCTCGGCTGACGACCCCGGCATTTAAAGCTGCCGAGGCTGTGCCCCCGGGCTTCGGCCCGCCAGGTACAAGCTCATATGCGCAAAAGAAGGGCTTGGTCTTCGACTCTGAGCCGCGCACGGTCAGCAACCTGATCGTCGACCAGACCGCGAACAATCCTTCGGCTATTGAGGCCGCAGGCAACCCGGTGCGGACCCAGGGCAACGACGGTGTTGTCCCGTGTCCGGTGCCCCAGCCAACCCCCCCGGTCGCGGACTGTGTCCCCGCGGGAGAAACCCTGTTCATCCCGAACGTCACCACCGACGTCGGGCTTTCCCCGCCCTACAACTCCCTCTTCACCCTGTTTGGTCAGTTCTTCGACCACGGTGTGGACCAAACAGTCAAGGGCGGCGGAACGGTATTTGTTCCCCTCAAGGCCGATGATCCGCTGGTCGCGGGCCCGGACCACATCTTCGGCAACACCGACGACCTGGACCCGAACTTGCGGTTCATG
Encoded here:
- a CDS encoding FdhF/YdeP family oxidoreductase, giving the protein MTRKNPSVEETDEKDLEVGHGPKDWAAGIPGVLHSMKPAIEHMGLNRTRKTVLAMNQKDGFDCPSCAWPDPHHRKAFEFCENGAKAVTWEATPVVIAPEFWNEHSVTELRSRSEYWLGMQGRLTEPVFKPAGEDHYKPVTWDEAIRIVADKLGSLESPDHAAFYTSGRTSNEAAFLYQLLVRGYGTNNLPDCSNMCHESSGWAMGQTIGIGKATVSFDDYANADLIIIMGQNPGTNHPRMLTELEACKENGGEIVAVNPLPEAGLRRYKNPQKVKGIVGRGTEIADQFLHIRIGGDMALLQAISKRVFDAEDRNPGTVLDHAFLAEHCEGLAELKEHLGQLDEQAVLEATGLRVEEIDELAARYLKAEKVIITWAMGITQQKKGVATIKEIINLLLLRGNMGKPGAGASPIRGHSNVQGDRTMGIWEQMPQSFMNALGKEFGFEPPREHGVDAVETINRMRDGGIKVFVALGGNFVGAISDTNAAESAMQNTELSVQISTKLNRSHTVAGAAALILPTMGRTEIDIQESGQQFVSVEDTVCAVHPSWGSVEPVSHHLLSEPAIVSRLGKAVVGSRIQADWDGFEKNYDLIRDHISRVVGGCENYNERIRHEGGFILANGPRDSRTFPTPTGKAVLTVNTLEHVEKPEGTLILQSMRSHDQFNTTIYGHNDRYRGIKKGRHVVFVNPEDIAELGLADGMFVDIRGEYKDGAERMVRKFRVVSYPTARGCAAAYYPEANVLVPLNHTAEGSNTPVSKAVIVRLEPSLDQSPDSSSTLTSGAASPASP
- a CDS encoding DUF6457 domain-containing protein; translated protein: MTLSQDEDSSLRHWSGRLIQALQILDLEVDHEKIVQVAEESAKAVGPHADAISAFIVGYAAGTASTAGRKSTKDAVDAASNKVLELCEHGESGGPDEKGWAKRAQ
- a CDS encoding L-threonylcarbamoyladenylate synthase yields the protein MARYLDVHPENPQPRLISQAVEIVRSGGLIAYPTDSCYALGAQLGNKDALDRIRTIRQLDDKHHFTLVCKDFAQLGQLVQIDNDVFRSIKAVTPGSYTFILPATKEVPRRLLHPKKKTVGVRIPDHRVVQALLAELGEPLLSSTLLLPDEEEPLTQGWEIKERLEHVVDAVIDSGDSGSDPTTVIDYSGGVAEIVRRGMGDPSRFE